GGCATTCCGAAGCTTCATCCGAAGCGCGAGCTGATGATGAAGTGCGACATGTGCTACGACCGCACGTCGGTGGGGAAGAAGCCGATGTGCGCCACGGTCTGCCCGAGTCAGGCGCTCACGTTCGCCACGCCCGAGACCATCGCGCGCGAGCGTCGTGAGGTCCCGACCAATACGTTTCAGTTCGGGCGTGAGACGGTCAAGACCAAGGTGTTCATGATGACTCCGGTGGGCGTCGACGAGGTGTCCATCGACGTCGCGGACTACATGTGGGAGGCGCGGGCATGAGCACCGATCCGCTGTGGCGCGACGAGTTCTCGATTCGCGCCGCTGACGAACGCTACGTCGGCCGTCGTCAATTCGCGAAATTCCTGACGCTGACCAGCCTCGGCATGTTTGCCGGCAACCTCTGGATTCTCGTCAAGGGATTCGTCGAGCGCCTGCCGGCGTTCCCGCCCGCGGTCATCGCGAAGGCCGGAGACGTGCCGGTCGACGGCGTGAAGCTGTTTGCGTATCCGACGCCAAAAGATCCCTGCCTGCTGATTCGCACCGGCCAGGAGACCTATG
The DNA window shown above is from Candidatus Binatia bacterium and carries:
- a CDS encoding 4Fe-4S dicluster domain-containing protein; its protein translation is MQFFVDPSRCIGCQSCLNACEECETHRGVSMINFDFVDRRESIATAAYVCFHCEDPTCAEVCPADAIKKGDDGIVQSALEPRCIGCANCVLACPFGIPKLHPKRELMMKCDMCYDRTSVGKKPMCATVCPSQALTFATPETIARERREVPTNTFQFGRETVKTKVFMMTPVGVDEVSIDVADYMWEARA
- a CDS encoding Rieske 2Fe-2S domain-containing protein, whose translation is MSTDPLWRDEFSIRAADERYVGRRQFAKFLTLTSLGMFAGNLWILVKGFVERLPAFPPAVIAKAGDVPVDGVKLFAYPTPKDPCLLIRTGQETYVAYSQVCTHLSCAVVYDASRRQLECPCHHGVFAVADGSVVAGPPPRPLPRVTLERHGDDLVAVGMQTEIAHD